Proteins encoded in a region of the Verrucomicrobiota bacterium genome:
- a CDS encoding bifunctional UDP-4-keto-pentose/UDP-xylose synthase → MSKKILILGVNGFIGNSLTWRILNTRDYDIYGMDMSDNKLSHCLGHKRFHFFEGDITINREWIEYHVRKCDVIVPLVAIATPALYVKDPLRVFELDFEANMEIVRKCVQYKKRLVFPSTSEIYGMAKDAEFDEYTTNLTYGPIPKQRWIYACIKQLLDRVIFAYGENKGLDYSLFRPFNFIGPKLDDINEPKEGSSRVVTQFIHNLVHGKPIKLVDGGQQRRCFTFIDDGVDCLTRIIDNKDGVATRRIFNIGNPAMNYSIRDLAYMLVDIIKTEPDFAEFRPMAEKAQIVEVDSGEYYGTAYQDIIHRVPSIKEAEKHLGWKPTTDLRTALKLTLDYHLRNNNYELNINETR, encoded by the coding sequence GTGAGCAAAAAAATCCTCATCCTCGGCGTCAACGGCTTCATCGGAAACAGCCTGACGTGGCGCATTCTCAACACGCGCGACTACGATATCTACGGCATGGACATGAGCGACAATAAGCTGTCGCATTGTCTCGGCCACAAGCGCTTTCATTTCTTCGAGGGCGACATCACGATCAACCGCGAGTGGATCGAATATCACGTACGCAAGTGCGACGTCATCGTGCCGCTGGTGGCGATCGCCACGCCGGCCCTGTACGTCAAGGACCCGCTGCGTGTCTTCGAATTGGACTTCGAGGCCAACATGGAGATCGTCCGCAAATGCGTCCAGTACAAGAAGCGCCTGGTTTTCCCGTCCACCTCGGAAATCTACGGCATGGCCAAGGATGCCGAGTTCGACGAGTACACCACCAACCTGACCTACGGGCCGATCCCGAAGCAGCGCTGGATTTACGCCTGCATCAAGCAACTCCTGGACCGCGTCATCTTTGCCTACGGCGAGAACAAGGGGCTCGATTACTCCCTGTTCCGGCCCTTCAATTTCATCGGGCCGAAGCTCGACGACATCAACGAGCCCAAGGAGGGCAGCTCTCGCGTCGTCACCCAGTTTATCCACAACCTCGTTCACGGCAAGCCGATCAAGCTGGTGGATGGCGGGCAGCAGCGGCGCTGCTTTACGTTTATTGACGACGGCGTGGATTGCCTGACGCGCATCATTGACAACAAGGATGGCGTCGCGACCCGCCGCATCTTCAACATCGGCAACCCCGCCATGAATTATTCCATCCGCGACCTCGCCTATATGCTCGTGGACATCATCAAGACGGAGCCGGACTTCGCCGAGTTCCGCCCCATGGCGGAGAAGGCGCAGATTGTCGAGGTGGACTCCGGCGAATATTATGGCACGGCCTACCAGGACATCATCCACCGCGTGCCCTCCATCAAGGAGGCGGAAAAGCACCTGGGCTGGAAGCCGACCACCGACCTACGCACGGCGCTCAAGCTCACGCTGGACTACCACCTGCGCAATAATAATTACGAGCTGAACATCAACGAGACCCGCTAG
- a CDS encoding polysaccharide deacetylase family protein: MGDAAPQLAIKIDVDTYRGTREGVPALVALLKRMRVPATFLFSLGPDNTGRAITRIFRPGFFKKVSRTNVTKLYGYRTLLSGTLLPAPHIGRRCEALLRQVRDQGFPVGIHCHDHYRWQDHLAGMSLDETRREFQQAVAEFERVFGEPPQTAGAPGWQTTVHSLQAYDEAHLLYASDCRGTTPFLPRAHGLTFRTPQIPTTLPTLDELLGRPEYPDAAIVPHYLKLLRRDTPNILTSHAEIEGNHYLGLFEELLAAAQRQGVQFTTMEALAADLAKHPQTLPICDVAAGTVDGRSGTVTVQLPAA; encoded by the coding sequence ATGGGGGACGCCGCGCCACAACTCGCCATCAAGATTGACGTGGATACCTACCGCGGCACGCGCGAAGGCGTGCCCGCGCTGGTGGCGCTGCTCAAGCGGATGCGCGTGCCCGCCACCTTCCTCTTCAGCCTGGGGCCGGACAACACCGGCCGCGCCATCACCCGCATCTTCCGCCCCGGCTTCTTCAAGAAAGTTTCCCGCACCAACGTGACCAAGCTCTACGGCTACCGCACGCTGCTTTCCGGCACGCTGCTGCCCGCGCCGCACATTGGCCGCCGCTGCGAAGCTTTGCTGCGGCAGGTGCGCGATCAGGGCTTTCCCGTGGGGATTCATTGCCACGACCATTACCGCTGGCAGGACCACCTGGCCGGCATGTCCCTCGATGAAACCCGCCGCGAATTCCAGCAGGCCGTCGCGGAATTCGAGCGCGTCTTTGGCGAACCGCCCCAGACCGCCGGCGCGCCCGGCTGGCAAACCACCGTCCACAGCCTGCAAGCTTACGACGAGGCGCACCTCCTCTACGCGAGCGACTGCCGCGGCACCACGCCGTTCCTGCCGCGCGCCCACGGCCTGACCTTCCGCACGCCGCAGATCCCCACCACCTTGCCCACGCTGGATGAACTGCTCGGCCGCCCGGAATATCCGGACGCCGCCATCGTGCCCCATTACCTGAAGCTGCTGCGGCGCGACACGCCCAACATCCTCACCAGCCACGCCGAGATCGAAGGCAACCATTACCTGGGGCTGTTCGAGGAACTGCTCGCCGCCGCCCAGCGCCAGGGCGTGCAATTCACCACCATGGAAGCGCTGGCCGCGGACCTTGCGAAGCACCCGCAAACCCTGCCGATTTGCGACGTGGCAGCCGGCACAGTGGATGGCCGCTCCGGCACCGTGACCGTGCAACTGCCCGCCGCGTAG
- a CDS encoding formyltransferase produces the protein MSKPRVIVFGYSEVGYQCLELLLRRQANIVAVFTHADNPTENHWFRSVADLARQHQVPVFTPETLSPPECEAQLRTLAPDLMFSFYYRKMIPSRLLDLAPLGAFNMHGSYLPKYRGKAPVNWAVLQGATQIGATLHYMVKRADAGDIVDQEAVPIGPEETAAQIMEKVQQAAIKVLERQLDNLLAGRAPRHPQDESQATYFSGRKPEDGRIQWTQPATVIFNLVRAVTRPYPGAFTDLMDARMLVWWARPLPGATSGKPGEIVRVNPLTVATGQGLLEISDAQWVQRDNPAQSIPAPALQPGQCFSDSPSATLNPPPH, from the coding sequence ATGAGTAAACCGCGCGTCATCGTCTTTGGTTATAGCGAAGTCGGCTACCAATGCCTGGAGCTGCTGTTGCGCCGTCAGGCCAACATCGTCGCGGTGTTTACCCACGCGGACAACCCCACTGAGAACCATTGGTTTCGCTCGGTAGCGGATCTGGCGCGCCAGCATCAGGTGCCGGTCTTCACTCCCGAGACGCTCAGCCCGCCGGAATGCGAAGCCCAGTTGCGGACGCTTGCGCCGGATTTGATGTTCTCCTTTTACTATCGGAAGATGATCCCCTCGCGCCTGCTGGACCTCGCCCCGCTCGGCGCGTTCAACATGCACGGCTCGTATCTGCCCAAGTATCGCGGCAAAGCGCCCGTCAATTGGGCGGTGCTGCAGGGCGCGACGCAGATCGGCGCCACCCTGCATTACATGGTCAAGCGCGCGGATGCCGGCGATATCGTGGATCAGGAAGCCGTGCCCATCGGGCCCGAGGAAACCGCCGCGCAGATCATGGAGAAAGTGCAACAGGCCGCCATCAAGGTGTTGGAACGGCAACTGGACAACCTGCTCGCCGGGCGTGCGCCGCGCCACCCGCAGGATGAGAGCCAGGCCACCTACTTCAGCGGACGCAAGCCGGAGGATGGCCGCATCCAGTGGACCCAACCGGCCACCGTCATCTTTAACCTGGTCCGCGCCGTCACCCGCCCGTACCCCGGCGCATTCACCGATCTTATGGATGCCCGCATGTTGGTCTGGTGGGCCAGGCCACTGCCGGGCGCGACGAGCGGCAAGCCGGGCGAAATCGTGCGCGTGAATCCCCTGACGGTGGCTACCGGCCAGGGCCTGTTGGAAATTTCGGATGCCCAGTGGGTCCAGCGGGATAACCCGGCGCAATCCATCCCCGCGCCCGCGCTGCAACCCGGCCAATGTTTTTCGGATTCCCCATCGGCAACGCTTAACCCTCCACCCCATTAA
- a CDS encoding phosphoribosylaminoimidazolesuccinocarboxamide synthase: MSDATLLTIELPGIRKLKSGKVREIFDLGDRFLFVATDRISAFDCIMPNGIPRKGEVLTQISHFWFDRTEALVPNHRLAKSADPLPASLQPYTAQLAGRSMIVKKAEPLAIECVVRGYLAGSGWKEYKSQQTVCGIKLPPGLQESSELPEPIFTPATKAETGHDENIDFARAAQIVGPAIAEQARDLSLKIYRSAREYARQRGILIADTKFEFGLFEGKLILIDEVLTPDSSRFWPTDRYEPGRGQPSFDKQFVRDYLETLDWDKTPPAPALPPEVVARSQAKYLEAYERLTGKKL, from the coding sequence ATGAGCGACGCGACGTTATTGACCATTGAACTGCCGGGCATCCGCAAACTTAAGAGCGGCAAGGTCCGCGAGATATTTGATTTGGGGGACCGCTTCCTGTTTGTGGCCACTGATCGCATCTCCGCGTTTGACTGCATCATGCCCAACGGCATCCCGCGCAAAGGCGAGGTATTGACGCAAATTTCCCATTTCTGGTTTGACCGCACTGAAGCGCTGGTGCCGAACCATCGCCTGGCGAAGAGCGCGGACCCGCTCCCCGCTTCGCTGCAACCTTACACCGCCCAACTCGCCGGACGCAGCATGATTGTCAAAAAGGCCGAACCCCTGGCCATCGAGTGCGTGGTGCGCGGCTACCTGGCGGGCTCGGGCTGGAAGGAATACAAGAGCCAGCAGACGGTGTGCGGCATCAAGCTGCCGCCGGGCCTTCAGGAATCTTCGGAATTGCCGGAGCCCATTTTTACCCCGGCCACCAAGGCCGAGACCGGTCATGATGAGAATATTGATTTCGCCCGCGCCGCCCAAATCGTCGGCCCTGCGATTGCCGAGCAGGCGCGCGATCTCAGTTTGAAGATTTATCGTTCGGCCCGCGAATATGCGCGGCAGCGCGGCATCCTCATCGCCGACACCAAATTCGAGTTTGGCCTGTTCGAGGGCAAGCTGATTCTGATTGATGAAGTGTTGACGCCGGACTCCTCCCGCTTTTGGCCCACCGACCGCTACGAACCCGGACGCGGCCAACCGAGTTTTGACAAGCAGTTTGTCCGGGACTACCTGGAAACGCTGGATTGGGACAAGACTCCTCCCGCGCCGGCGCTGCCGCCCGAGGTGGTGGCCCGCAGCCAGGCAAAATACCTGGAGGCCTACGAGCGCCTGACGGGGAAAAAGCTGTAG
- a CDS encoding DegT/DnrJ/EryC1/StrS aminotransferase family protein yields the protein MNSSAEPFLPFAKPAISAAAIAEVTACLESGWITTGPRTKQFEKMLQEYVGAPSAQACSSATAGLLMALLSLDLQPGEEVITTPMTFAATLNTIVLAGGVPVLVDVEPGTYNMDVTRLAKAITPRTRAIMPVHFAGLPVDLDPLYELARQHKLRVIEDAAHSIGATYKGRKLGSFGDTQVFSFHPNKNMTTGEGGCVVTRDEAMVKRITLLRFHGIDREAWARFHKGGSPHYEIVLAGYKFNFMDLQAALGIHQLPELDGFNRRRGELVNRYYEHVGAWKALTLPSRPSYEHTHAWHLFAPLINPEVAGLDRDQFIDALKEHNVGTGVHYRAIHLSPFYQDKYGFKRGDFPNAEAISDRVVSLPLFPTMTEHEQNRVIRAMAAIFKLSSPV from the coding sequence ATGAATTCCTCCGCCGAACCATTCCTGCCATTTGCCAAACCGGCCATTAGTGCCGCCGCCATCGCTGAAGTCACCGCGTGCCTGGAATCCGGGTGGATCACCACGGGGCCGCGCACGAAACAGTTTGAGAAGATGTTGCAGGAATACGTGGGGGCCCCTTCCGCCCAAGCGTGTTCTTCCGCCACCGCAGGCTTGCTGATGGCGCTGCTTAGCTTGGATTTGCAGCCGGGCGAGGAGGTCATCACCACGCCCATGACGTTTGCCGCCACGCTGAACACCATTGTGTTGGCGGGTGGCGTCCCGGTGCTCGTGGATGTGGAGCCGGGTACGTACAATATGGACGTGACGCGGTTGGCCAAAGCGATCACGCCGCGCACGCGCGCGATCATGCCGGTGCACTTCGCCGGGTTGCCGGTGGATCTGGACCCGCTCTACGAACTGGCGCGGCAACATAAGCTGCGGGTCATCGAAGACGCCGCCCACTCCATCGGCGCAACCTACAAAGGTCGGAAGCTTGGTAGCTTCGGGGATACGCAGGTGTTCAGTTTTCATCCCAATAAGAATATGACCACCGGGGAAGGCGGTTGCGTGGTTACGCGGGATGAGGCGATGGTGAAGCGCATCACCCTGCTGCGGTTCCACGGTATTGACCGCGAGGCTTGGGCGCGCTTTCACAAGGGTGGCAGCCCCCATTACGAGATCGTGCTGGCGGGGTACAAATTCAATTTCATGGACCTTCAGGCCGCACTAGGCATACATCAGTTGCCGGAGTTGGACGGCTTCAACCGGCGGCGCGGCGAGTTGGTGAATCGGTATTACGAGCACGTGGGCGCATGGAAGGCGCTGACGCTGCCGTCCCGCCCAAGCTACGAGCATACACATGCCTGGCACCTGTTCGCGCCGCTGATTAACCCGGAGGTCGCCGGCTTGGACCGCGACCAATTCATTGACGCCCTTAAGGAGCACAACGTTGGCACGGGCGTGCATTACCGCGCGATTCACTTGAGCCCGTTCTATCAGGACAAGTACGGGTTTAAGCGCGGCGATTTCCCGAATGCCGAGGCCATCTCGGACCGCGTCGTCAGCCTGCCGCTGTTCCCGACCATGACCGAGCATGAGCAGAACCGGGTCATCCGCGCCATGGCGGCGATCTTTAAACTTTCCTCTCCCGTATGA
- a CDS encoding glycosyltransferase translates to MSAIQLSVVIPVFNEEANLRPLFERLTKVMDALNKPWEVIFTNDGSSDRSMELLREFHRLRPAQVRVIDFNGNFGQHTAIMAAFERVRGEIIITLDADLQNPPEEIPKLLAKMDEGYDAVGGCRTKRKDSFMRKSSSRLINYVREVTTDIRMTDQGCMLRAYRRPVVKAIVQTGERSLFIPALAYKFAGRSGEVEVNHDERAAGESKYSYYKLIRLNFDLITGFTLVPLQLFTLFGFVVSGLSAILVLYMAYRRIFMGPELEGGFTLFAIMFFMVSVAITGIGLIGEYVGRTYQMVMRRPRYVTRQVLEQVEESKKLHE, encoded by the coding sequence ATGAGCGCCATCCAGTTATCCGTCGTCATCCCGGTCTTCAATGAAGAGGCGAACCTGCGCCCGCTGTTCGAGCGCCTGACCAAGGTCATGGACGCGCTCAACAAACCGTGGGAGGTGATCTTCACCAACGACGGGAGTTCCGATCGCTCAATGGAGTTGCTGCGGGAATTTCATCGCCTGCGCCCCGCGCAGGTGCGCGTGATTGATTTCAACGGCAACTTTGGCCAGCACACCGCCATCATGGCCGCCTTTGAGCGGGTGCGCGGGGAAATTATCATTACCCTCGACGCCGACCTGCAAAATCCGCCGGAGGAAATCCCGAAGTTGCTCGCCAAGATGGATGAGGGCTACGACGCCGTGGGCGGTTGTCGTACCAAGCGCAAGGATTCCTTTATGCGCAAGTCTTCCTCGCGCCTGATTAACTACGTGCGCGAGGTGACCACGGATATCCGCATGACCGATCAAGGCTGCATGCTGCGCGCGTATCGCCGCCCGGTCGTCAAGGCGATTGTCCAGACCGGCGAGCGCTCGCTCTTCATTCCCGCGCTGGCGTATAAGTTCGCTGGAAGATCCGGCGAGGTGGAGGTCAACCACGACGAGCGGGCCGCCGGGGAATCCAAGTACAGCTATTATAAGCTTATCCGCCTGAACTTCGACCTGATCACCGGCTTCACGCTGGTCCCGCTGCAATTGTTCACGCTGTTCGGTTTCGTGGTTTCCGGCCTGAGCGCCATCCTGGTGCTCTACATGGCCTATCGCCGCATTTTTATGGGGCCGGAACTGGAAGGCGGCTTCACGCTGTTCGCCATCATGTTCTTCATGGTTAGCGTGGCGATCACCGGCATCGGCTTGATCGGCGAGTACGTGGGCCGCACCTACCAAATGGTCATGCGCCGCCCGCGCTACGTCACCCGGCAAGTTCTGGAGCAAGTGGAAGAGAGTAAAAAGTTGCATGAGTAA